TCATGGACGAGAGCATGCGCAAGAGCCGCTCCCGGCTCCGGGAGTCGCGCGGGGTCGAGCTTCGGCTTCTGCTGGAACGCGTCCCCGGCCTGGCGGCCTCCCGCGGCGTCGCGTTGACCGACTATTCCATCTTTGCGAAAAAGGAAAGCTGACATGCTGACGGAAAAGAAGATCTCCATCGTCGTCCCCTTCCACAACGAGGAAAAGAACGTCCGGGCGCTCTACGAGGAGACGGTGGCGGCCATGAGCGAGGTCACGCCCGACTACGAACTGGTCTTCGTGGACGACAAGAGCCTGGACGGCACCTTCCGCGTCCTGGAGGGCCTGGTGAAGGAGGACCCCCGGGTGGTGGTGGTGAAGCTCCGGCGAAACCACGGCCAGACCGGCGCCCTCGCCGCCGGCTTCGACCACGCCCGGGGGGACATCGTGATCCCCATGGACGGCGACCTTCAACACGACCCCGCGGACATCCCGGAGATGGTCAAGTGCATGGTGGAGGGAGACTACGACATCGTCAGCGGCTGGCGGAAGAACCGCCGAGACCCCTTCCTCTCCCGAAAACTGCCCTCCCGCATCGCCAACTGGTTGATGGCGAAGCTGTCCGGGCTCCACATCCACGACTTCGGGACCACCTTCAAGGTCTACCGGCGGGAGGTCCTGGAGCAGGTCAACCTCTACGGGGACCTGCACCGCTTCATCCCCGCCCTGGCGCTCAGCCACGGCGCGAGGGTGGTGGAGGTCCCCATCAACAACCGCAAGCGCCTCCACGGGAAGTCCCACTACAACATCATGCGCACGTTCCGGGTGCTCTTCGACCTCCTGACCATCCGCTTCATCCTGAAGTACATCCAGAGACCCATCCACTTCTTCGGGATCCCGGGGATCCTCTGCTTCCTCGCCGGGGCGGGGATCGGGTCCTTCCTGCTGGTCAAGAAGGTCCTCACGGGGGGCAGCACCCTCGTCGAGCACGGCCCCCTGCTGCTCCTGGCGGTGATGCTGCTCCTGGCGGGGGTCTTCCTGATCTGCATGGGCCTCCTGGGCGAACTGCTCACCCGGATCTACTTCGAGCACGGCGACAAGACCATCTACGCGGTGGACCGGGTGCTTCGTCACGAGCCGAAGCCCCCCCCGAGGCGGAAGGGGCGGGAGGAAGGCGGCAAGGCGTAGGCTGCAGGCTGCAGGCTGTAGGTCCGGAACTAATCCTGTCATCATCGGTATCGGTATCGCAATCGGTATCGCAATCGCAATCGGTATCGCCGCCGCCATCGCCGCCGACCTCGAAGTCAACGCCGCAAACCGCACCGAGAAACCGGAGCGCCGAGGGCATCCTGTGGAGTGCGGCGCGAAGGCTTCCGGAGCGCCGCGTTCATCCTGCG
The sequence above is a segment of the Acidobacteriota bacterium genome. Coding sequences within it:
- a CDS encoding glycosyltransferase family 2 protein, translated to MLTEKKISIVVPFHNEEKNVRALYEETVAAMSEVTPDYELVFVDDKSLDGTFRVLEGLVKEDPRVVVVKLRRNHGQTGALAAGFDHARGDIVIPMDGDLQHDPADIPEMVKCMVEGDYDIVSGWRKNRRDPFLSRKLPSRIANWLMAKLSGLHIHDFGTTFKVYRREVLEQVNLYGDLHRFIPALALSHGARVVEVPINNRKRLHGKSHYNIMRTFRVLFDLLTIRFILKYIQRPIHFFGIPGILCFLAGAGIGSFLLVKKVLTGGSTLVEHGPLLLLAVMLLLAGVFLICMGLLGELLTRIYFEHGDKTIYAVDRVLRHEPKPPPRRKGREEGGKA